Proteins from a single region of Flavobacterium sp. YJ01:
- a CDS encoding MarR family transcriptional regulator has protein sequence MEFKEAKNKFVQTWGALGSQWGINKTMAQIHALLMVSNEPVSMEDIMEELQISRGNASMNLRGLMDWGIVYKEYKAGERKEFFTAEKDLDELAVKISRERSKREIKPTLKILKEVSTIEAKDSAEEKHFVDQTTKLYDFVLKADNMLDKMTEFNDNWLGKLVIKMMK, from the coding sequence ATGGAATTCAAAGAAGCAAAAAATAAGTTCGTACAAACTTGGGGAGCATTAGGTTCTCAGTGGGGAATTAATAAAACGATGGCGCAAATCCACGCTTTATTGATGGTTTCGAACGAACCTGTTTCTATGGAAGACATTATGGAAGAATTGCAAATTTCTCGTGGAAATGCAAGTATGAACCTTAGAGGTTTAATGGATTGGGGAATTGTCTATAAAGAATATAAAGCTGGCGAAAGAAAAGAATTTTTCACAGCAGAAAAAGATTTAGACGAACTGGCAGTAAAAATTTCCAGAGAAAGAAGTAAAAGAGAAATCAAACCAACGCTGAAAATCTTAAAAGAAGTTTCGACTATTGAAGCAAAAGATTCGGCAGAAGAAAAACATTTTGTAGATCAAACTACTAAATTGTATGATTTCGTTTTAAAAGCAGATAATATGCTGGATAAAATGACTGAATTTAATGATAACTGGTTGGGAAAATTAGTTATAAAAATGATGAAGTAA
- a CDS encoding glycosyltransferase family 2 protein has protein sequence MKYYIVIPAHNEQDLIGLTLQSLVSQTVLPSKVVVVNDNSTDKTEEVVLSFAKENPYISVVNKTSDAIHLPGSKVIQAFQKGFETLDSDYDIIVKIDGDLIFPSNYFETIIKHFESDPRIGMVGGFCYIDKNGEWVLENLTDKDHIRGALKAYRKETFQQIGGLKPAMGWDTVDELLCKYYDWKIVTDESLHVKHLKPTGANYNKTARYKQGEAFYTLGYGFWITAIASAKLAMMKKKPFLFLDYIKGFLKAKSAKTPLLVTSEQAKFIRNYRLQKMIQKLF, from the coding sequence ATGAAATACTACATCGTCATTCCCGCGCACAACGAACAAGATTTAATTGGCTTAACTTTACAATCTTTAGTTTCTCAAACTGTTTTGCCTTCAAAAGTTGTGGTTGTAAATGATAATTCTACAGATAAAACCGAAGAAGTTGTACTAAGTTTTGCAAAAGAAAATCCATATATTTCAGTTGTCAATAAAACTTCAGATGCGATTCATTTACCGGGAAGTAAAGTAATTCAGGCTTTTCAGAAAGGTTTTGAAACTTTAGATTCTGATTATGATATTATTGTAAAAATTGACGGCGATTTAATTTTTCCTTCAAACTATTTTGAAACTATAATCAAACATTTCGAATCAGATCCAAGAATCGGAATGGTTGGCGGATTCTGTTATATTGATAAAAACGGAGAATGGGTTTTAGAAAATCTAACCGATAAAGATCATATTCGCGGTGCATTGAAAGCTTACAGAAAAGAAACTTTTCAGCAAATTGGCGGTTTAAAACCTGCAATGGGTTGGGACACTGTAGATGAATTATTGTGTAAATATTATGATTGGAAAATTGTTACCGACGAATCTTTACATGTAAAACACTTAAAGCCAACTGGCGCTAATTACAATAAAACAGCTCGTTATAAACAAGGCGAAGCTTTCTATACTTTAGGTTATGGTTTTTGGATCACGGCAATTGCTTCGGCAAAATTAGCAATGATGAAGAAAAAGCCATTTCTATTTTTAGACTATATCAAAGGATTTTTGAAAGCAAAAAGCGCCAAAACTCCTTTATTAGTTACATCCGAACAAGCTAAATTCATTAGAAATTATCGTTTACAGAAAATGATACAAAAGCTTTTTTAA
- a CDS encoding DUF1090 family protein gives MKLKTILTTLLFTISFIGFAQSNCTTLKGCERKLCELNTKLAAAKKAGNQSQIKGIEDAIAQTKKNCSTKTVNKDLDKKVKEKQQKVNERTADLNKAIKDNESKEKIDKKRKKLNEAKADLNKALAEQKTK, from the coding sequence ATGAAATTAAAAACGATATTAACGACACTTCTTTTTACAATTTCTTTTATTGGATTTGCTCAAAGTAATTGTACAACTTTAAAAGGATGCGAAAGAAAATTATGTGAATTAAACACAAAATTAGCTGCAGCAAAAAAAGCTGGAAATCAAAGTCAGATAAAAGGAATTGAAGACGCAATTGCTCAAACTAAGAAAAATTGCAGCACCAAAACTGTAAACAAAGATCTTGACAAAAAGGTAAAAGAAAAACAACAAAAAGTAAACGAAAGAACAGCCGATTTGAACAAAGCTATTAAAGACAACGAAAGCAAAGAGAAAATCGATAAAAAAAGAAAAAAACTAAATGAAGCTAAAGCTGATTTGAATAAAGCGCTTGCTGAACAAAAGACGAAATAG
- a CDS encoding DUF2071 domain-containing protein: protein MNFLKAEWKNLALFNYEVDAKILEKYLPAGTEIDIWNNKCYVSLVGFMFKNTKVLGLKVPFHVNFEEVNLRFYVKRFENGEWKRGVVFIKEIVPKKAITFIANTLYQEHYETQKMRHEIIENINTNTFIYQWKNCKEWNTIEIETKRNLSKIEIDSEAEFITEHYFGYTKIDEEKTFEYEVTHPRWKQFEVLNHRIDIDFEKNYGSDFGFLQTQKPTSVFLAEGSKITVKNKRKIELISTEEKLYA from the coding sequence ATGAACTTCTTAAAAGCAGAATGGAAAAATTTAGCACTTTTCAATTATGAAGTTGATGCTAAAATTTTAGAAAAATATCTCCCAGCAGGAACTGAGATTGATATTTGGAACAACAAATGTTACGTCAGTTTGGTCGGATTTATGTTTAAAAACACCAAAGTTTTAGGATTGAAAGTTCCTTTTCATGTCAATTTTGAAGAAGTGAATTTGAGATTTTATGTAAAACGTTTCGAAAATGGAGAATGGAAACGCGGTGTGGTTTTTATTAAAGAAATTGTTCCTAAAAAAGCAATCACTTTTATTGCTAATACTTTGTATCAGGAACATTATGAAACTCAGAAAATGAGACATGAAATCATTGAAAATATAAATACAAATACTTTTATTTATCAATGGAAAAATTGTAAAGAATGGAATACCATTGAAATTGAAACTAAAAGAAATTTAAGCAAAATCGAAATTGATTCTGAAGCCGAATTTATTACCGAACATTATTTCGGATATACTAAAATTGACGAAGAAAAAACTTTTGAATATGAAGTTACGCATCCAAGATGGAAACAATTTGAAGTTTTAAATCATCGAATTGATATTGATTTCGAAAAAAATTATGGAAGCGATTTTGGATTTCTTCAAACTCAAAAACCAACTTCAGTTTTCTTAGCAGAAGGCTCAAAAATCACGGTTAAAAACAAAAGAAAAATTGAGTTGATTTCTACAGAAGAAAAATTATACGCTTAA
- the gcvP gene encoding aminomethyl-transferring glycine dehydrogenase: MKTDAFALRHIGPRETDLQHMLQTIGVDSIEQLVYETLPDDIRLKAPLNLDPAMTEFEFANHIRDLGKKNKTFKSYIGLGYHPTIVPAPIQRNIFENPGWYTAYTPYQAEIAQGRLEAILNFQTTVIELTGMEIANASLLDEGTAAAEAMALLFDVRTRDQKKNNTHKFFVSEEILPQTLSVLQTRSTPIGIELVVGNHETFDFSNEFFGAILQYPGKYGQVNDYSTFVAKAKENEIKVAFAADILSLATLTSPGEMGAAVVVGTSQRFGVPMGYGGPHAAFFATKDEYKRSMPGRIIGVSVDVNGNRALRMALGTREQHIKREKATSNICTAQVLLAVMAGMYAVYHGPEGLKYIANKVHASAVTTAEALNKLGVFQTNTAYFDTILVKADAQKVKAVAEKNKVNFFYPDAESVSISLNETTSVADINQIVAIFAEALGKETITVSELTSASQLPASLERTSSFLTHDVFNNHHSESQLMRYIKKLERKDLSLNHSMISLGSCTMKLNAASEMLPLSMPNWNSIHPFAPIEQAEGYITMLKKLEQQLNVITGFAGTTLQPNSGAQGEYAGLMAIRAYHLSRNEGHRNVCLIPSSAHGTNPASAAMAGMKIIVTKTTPEGNIDVEDLREKAIEHKDDLSCLMVTYPSTHGVFESSIIEITKLIHDNGGLVYMDGANMNAQVGLTNPATIGADVCHLNLHKTFAIPHGGGGPGVGPICVNEKLVPFLPTNPILKVGGEQAITAISSAPYGSALVCLISYGYITMMGAEGLKSATEHAILNANYMKSRFEGHYPILYTGECGRAAHEMILDCRAFKENGVEVGDIAKRLMDYGFHAPTVSFPVAGTLMIEPTESEDLAELDRFCDALISIRKEIEAATADDKNNVLKNAPHTLAMLTSDSWDFPYSRETAAYPLDYIADNKFWPSVRRVDDAYGDRNLVCSCAPIEAYMES, from the coding sequence ATGAAAACAGATGCTTTTGCTTTAAGACACATTGGTCCAAGAGAAACTGATCTTCAACACATGTTACAAACCATTGGTGTTGACTCGATTGAACAACTTGTTTATGAAACCCTTCCGGACGATATTCGTTTAAAAGCGCCTTTGAATTTAGATCCTGCAATGACAGAATTCGAATTTGCAAATCATATTCGCGACTTAGGGAAGAAAAACAAAACATTTAAATCATACATTGGTTTAGGTTATCACCCAACTATTGTTCCGGCTCCAATTCAGAGAAATATCTTCGAAAACCCAGGATGGTATACAGCTTATACGCCTTACCAAGCAGAAATTGCGCAAGGTCGTTTAGAAGCGATTTTAAATTTCCAGACTACTGTTATCGAATTAACAGGAATGGAAATTGCAAACGCTTCTTTATTGGATGAAGGAACTGCTGCTGCAGAAGCTATGGCGTTATTATTTGACGTTCGAACTAGAGATCAAAAGAAAAACAATACACATAAATTCTTCGTTTCTGAAGAAATTTTACCTCAAACTTTATCTGTACTTCAAACTCGTTCAACTCCAATTGGAATTGAATTAGTTGTTGGAAACCACGAAACATTTGATTTTTCAAATGAATTCTTCGGAGCGATTTTACAATATCCAGGAAAATACGGTCAGGTAAACGATTATAGTACTTTTGTTGCTAAAGCAAAAGAAAACGAAATCAAAGTTGCCTTTGCTGCTGATATTTTATCATTGGCGACTTTAACTTCTCCGGGAGAAATGGGAGCTGCTGTTGTAGTTGGAACTTCACAACGTTTTGGTGTACCAATGGGTTATGGTGGTCCTCACGCTGCATTTTTTGCAACTAAAGATGAGTACAAACGTTCGATGCCAGGTCGTATCATCGGAGTTTCTGTTGATGTTAATGGAAACCGTGCTTTACGTATGGCTTTAGGAACTCGTGAACAGCACATTAAACGTGAAAAAGCGACTTCTAACATTTGTACTGCTCAGGTTTTATTGGCAGTTATGGCTGGAATGTACGCGGTTTACCACGGACCAGAAGGATTAAAATATATTGCAAATAAAGTTCACGCATCTGCAGTTACAACTGCTGAAGCTTTAAACAAATTAGGAGTTTTCCAAACAAACACAGCTTACTTTGACACAATTTTAGTAAAAGCTGATGCTCAAAAAGTAAAAGCAGTTGCTGAGAAAAACAAAGTGAACTTCTTCTACCCTGATGCTGAATCAGTTTCAATTTCATTAAACGAAACAACTTCTGTTGCAGACATCAACCAAATCGTCGCGATTTTTGCTGAGGCTTTAGGAAAAGAAACTATTACGGTTTCTGAATTAACTTCTGCAAGCCAATTACCAGCTTCATTGGAAAGAACTTCATCTTTCTTGACTCATGATGTATTCAACAATCATCATTCAGAAAGCCAGTTGATGCGTTATATCAAAAAATTAGAGCGTAAAGATTTATCGTTGAATCACTCGATGATTTCATTAGGTTCTTGTACGATGAAATTAAACGCAGCTTCTGAAATGTTACCTCTTTCTATGCCAAACTGGAACAGCATTCACCCGTTTGCACCAATTGAGCAAGCTGAAGGTTACATTACAATGCTTAAAAAATTAGAGCAGCAATTAAATGTAATTACTGGATTTGCCGGAACAACTTTACAACCAAATTCTGGAGCACAAGGAGAATACGCAGGTTTAATGGCGATTCGTGCTTACCATTTATCAAGAAACGAAGGTCACCGTAATGTATGTTTGATTCCTTCATCGGCTCACGGAACAAATCCTGCTTCTGCAGCGATGGCCGGAATGAAAATCATTGTTACTAAAACAACTCCAGAAGGAAATATAGACGTAGAAGATTTAAGAGAAAAAGCGATTGAACACAAAGATGATTTATCTTGTTTAATGGTTACGTATCCTTCAACTCACGGAGTTTTCGAATCTTCAATTATTGAAATCACAAAATTAATCCACGATAATGGCGGATTAGTATATATGGATGGTGCAAACATGAACGCGCAAGTTGGATTAACAAATCCTGCTACAATTGGCGCTGACGTTTGTCACTTAAACTTACACAAAACATTCGCTATTCCTCACGGTGGTGGTGGACCTGGAGTTGGCCCAATCTGTGTGAACGAAAAACTGGTTCCATTCTTGCCAACAAACCCAATCTTAAAAGTTGGTGGTGAACAGGCAATTACTGCTATTTCATCTGCACCTTACGGATCAGCTTTAGTATGTTTAATCTCTTACGGTTACATCACAATGATGGGAGCTGAAGGATTAAAAAGCGCTACAGAACATGCGATTTTGAATGCAAACTACATGAAATCTCGTTTCGAAGGACACTACCCAATTCTTTATACTGGAGAATGCGGAAGAGCGGCTCACGAAATGATTTTAGATTGTCGTGCATTTAAAGAAAACGGGGTCGAAGTGGGTGATATTGCAAAACGTTTAATGGATTACGGTTTCCACGCTCCAACGGTTTCTTTCCCTGTAGCTGGAACTTTAATGATTGAACCAACTGAATCTGAAGATTTAGCAGAATTAGACCGTTTTTGTGATGCGCTTATTTCAATCAGAAAAGAAATCGAAGCAGCAACTGCCGATGATAAAAACAACGTATTGAAAAATGCACCGCACACATTAGCAATGTTAACTTCTGATTCTTGGGATTTCCCTTATTCTAGAGAGACAGCGGCTTATCCATTAGATTACATCGCTGACAATAAATTCTGGCCATCTGTTCGTCGTGTAGACGATGCTTATGGTGACAGAAATTTAGTTTGCAGCTGTGCTCCAATCGAAGCTTACATGGAAAGCTAA
- a CDS encoding sodium:proton antiporter, translating into MELYYTFSILIVLASFFAYLNLRFLKLPGTIGIMIIAMLVSVGIRLLGDSYFPATTKHFFDLIKQFDFNEILMGAMLNFLLFAGALHVNISDLKEQKVPIMIYSTVSVVLSALIISMLLYYIAPLLGIKIPYVFCLVFGTLISPTDPIVVLGVLKEAKVPKRIETKIVGESLFNDGVAVVMFAVVLKLATDPTFDMSFGSIAWLFAKEGIGGLLLGAVFGFTASNVMKKIDDYKVSVLITLSIVTGGFLIAQSLHVSSPLAMVVAGLIIGNYGKKVAMSEVTKDYLGKFWELIDEILNAVLFLFIGFELLLLPDLNKQLLTGFVAIFIVLFSRLTSIVLPWKFFDIFKFFGIRSAYNKGSLMVLVWGGIRGGVSIALVLSMPEGEYKNLLLEVTYIVVLFSIVIQGLTVGKLAKRVLEKE; encoded by the coding sequence ATGGAATTATACTACACCTTTTCAATACTTATTGTATTGGCTTCTTTCTTCGCCTATTTAAATTTAAGATTTTTAAAACTTCCAGGAACCATCGGAATCATGATTATTGCGATGTTAGTTTCTGTCGGAATTCGTCTTTTAGGAGATTCTTATTTTCCTGCAACCACCAAACATTTTTTTGATTTAATAAAACAGTTTGATTTCAACGAAATCCTGATGGGAGCGATGTTGAATTTTCTTTTATTCGCAGGAGCGTTACACGTAAATATTTCTGATCTTAAGGAACAAAAAGTTCCAATTATGATTTATTCGACGGTAAGTGTCGTCTTATCGGCTTTAATCATTTCTATGCTGCTTTATTATATCGCACCACTTTTAGGAATAAAAATCCCTTATGTATTTTGTTTGGTTTTTGGAACCTTAATTTCACCAACCGATCCAATCGTAGTTTTAGGAGTTCTAAAAGAAGCTAAAGTTCCTAAAAGAATCGAAACCAAAATTGTTGGAGAATCTTTATTTAATGATGGAGTAGCAGTAGTAATGTTTGCTGTTGTTTTAAAATTAGCAACCGATCCAACATTTGATATGAGTTTTGGTTCTATCGCTTGGCTTTTTGCTAAAGAAGGTATTGGCGGACTTTTATTAGGAGCAGTTTTCGGATTTACTGCATCAAATGTCATGAAGAAAATTGACGATTATAAGGTTTCGGTTTTAATAACACTTTCTATCGTAACGGGAGGATTTTTAATTGCTCAAAGTCTGCACGTTTCGAGTCCGCTTGCAATGGTTGTTGCCGGATTGATTATTGGAAATTATGGTAAAAAAGTTGCCATGAGTGAAGTCACCAAAGATTATCTAGGTAAGTTTTGGGAACTGATCGATGAGATTTTAAATGCGGTTTTATTCCTTTTTATTGGTTTTGAATTATTGCTACTTCCAGATTTGAACAAACAATTACTGACAGGTTTTGTAGCTATTTTTATTGTGCTTTTTTCAAGATTAACCTCTATAGTTTTACCGTGGAAATTCTTCGATATCTTTAAATTCTTCGGAATCAGATCTGCTTATAATAAAGGATCTTTAATGGTTTTGGTTTGGGGAGGAATTCGCGGTGGAGTTTCTATTGCTTTGGTACTTTCTATGCCGGAAGGAGAATATAAAAACCTGCTTTTGGAGGTAACTTACATTGTGGTGTTGTTTTCAATTGTTATACAGGGACTTACCGTTGGGAAATTAGCTAAAAGAGTTTTGGAGAAGGAATAG
- a CDS encoding TIGR01777 family oxidoreductase, giving the protein MKKLIIAAGTGFLGQVLINHFKNKYEEIVILTRGKSQTIDGIKYVNWNARTFSGWEKELENATVLINLAGKSVDCRYTKENKKEILLSRIESTKILNKAVVNCENPPKHWLNSSTATIYRFSLDKQMDEVDGEIGNDFSINVALSWEKAFFKTETPNTLKTALRTSIVLGKDGGAFVPLKTLAKIGFGGKQGKGNQFISWIHEDDFANAIDLIIEKEISGVINIVSPEPIRNADFMQKLRKAVGFPFGIPMNKFFLEIGSFFIRTETELVLKSRNVVPKRLLENGFRFKFGDIEKTFKDLI; this is encoded by the coding sequence ATGAAAAAACTCATAATCGCAGCAGGAACAGGTTTTCTTGGACAAGTTTTAATCAATCATTTCAAAAATAAATATGAAGAAATTGTAATTCTAACACGAGGAAAATCTCAAACAATTGACGGAATTAAATATGTAAACTGGAATGCCAGAACTTTTTCGGGTTGGGAAAAGGAATTAGAAAACGCAACAGTACTCATTAATCTAGCAGGAAAATCTGTTGATTGCCGTTATACGAAAGAAAACAAAAAAGAGATTCTTTTATCTCGAATTGAAAGCACCAAAATTCTAAATAAAGCAGTTGTAAATTGTGAAAATCCGCCAAAACATTGGCTGAATTCATCAACGGCAACTATTTATCGTTTTTCTTTAGACAAACAAATGGATGAAGTTGACGGTGAAATCGGAAATGACTTTTCTATAAATGTGGCGCTTTCTTGGGAAAAAGCATTCTTTAAAACTGAAACTCCAAATACATTGAAAACAGCATTACGAACTTCGATTGTTTTAGGAAAAGATGGAGGCGCTTTTGTTCCGTTGAAGACTTTAGCAAAGATTGGTTTTGGTGGAAAACAAGGAAAAGGAAATCAGTTTATAAGTTGGATTCATGAAGACGATTTTGCAAATGCAATTGATCTTATTATTGAAAAAGAAATATCTGGCGTTATCAATATTGTTTCTCCAGAACCAATTCGAAATGCTGATTTTATGCAGAAACTTAGAAAAGCAGTTGGTTTTCCTTTTGGAATTCCGATGAATAAATTCTTTTTGGAAATTGGTTCTTTTTTTATTCGAACTGAAACGGAATTGGTTTTGAAAAGCAGAAACGTAGTTCCGAAACGACTTTTAGAAAATGGGTTTCGATTTAAGTTTGGAGATATTGAAAAAACTTTTAAAGATTTGATTTAA
- a CDS encoding ketoacyl-ACP synthase III: MKIKIIGIGSYIPNLEVKNTDFDKHVFLNEDGTPFGYPNEVVIKKFKGITGIENRRYAEPQYTASDLAFFAAEKAIANANIDAETLDYIIFAHNFGDVKTGTHQTDILPSLATRVKNKLGIKNPKCVAYDILFGCPGWIEGVLQANAFIKSGMAKRVMVIGAETLSRVVDDHDRDSMIYSDGAGVSILEASTDEAGLLAYESATYANDEANYLFFGKSYNPDLDPDIKYIKMYGRKIYEFALSNVPLAMKSCLDKSGIAIDDVKKILIHQANEKMDEAIIERFYKLYDKTAPKDIMPMSIHDLGNSSVATVPTLYDLILQGKIENHEINKGDVVIFASVGAGMNINAFVYRY, from the coding sequence ATGAAAATAAAGATTATTGGTATTGGGAGTTATATTCCTAATTTAGAAGTAAAAAACACAGATTTTGATAAGCATGTTTTTTTAAATGAGGATGGAACTCCTTTTGGTTATCCGAACGAAGTCGTTATAAAAAAATTCAAAGGCATTACTGGAATCGAAAATCGCCGTTATGCTGAACCTCAATATACAGCATCTGATTTAGCTTTTTTTGCAGCCGAAAAAGCAATCGCAAATGCCAATATCGATGCAGAAACCTTAGACTATATTATTTTTGCACACAACTTTGGTGATGTAAAAACAGGAACACATCAAACAGATATTCTTCCAAGTTTAGCTACTCGTGTTAAAAACAAATTAGGCATTAAAAATCCTAAATGTGTGGCATATGATATTCTTTTTGGATGTCCAGGCTGGATTGAAGGTGTTCTTCAAGCCAATGCTTTCATAAAATCTGGAATGGCAAAAAGAGTAATGGTGATTGGAGCAGAAACACTTTCAAGAGTTGTTGACGATCATGATCGCGATTCGATGATTTATTCAGACGGAGCAGGAGTTTCTATTTTAGAAGCTTCAACAGACGAAGCTGGATTACTAGCTTACGAAAGCGCTACTTACGCTAATGATGAAGCGAATTATCTTTTCTTCGGAAAATCTTATAATCCAGATTTAGATCCAGATATTAAATACATTAAAATGTATGGCCGCAAAATTTACGAATTTGCTTTAAGTAATGTTCCACTAGCTATGAAAAGCTGTTTAGACAAAAGTGGAATTGCCATCGACGATGTGAAAAAAATTCTGATTCATCAGGCAAACGAAAAAATGGACGAAGCGATTATCGAACGTTTCTACAAATTATACGACAAAACTGCACCTAAAGACATTATGCCAATGAGTATTCACGATTTAGGAAACAGCAGTGTGGCAACAGTTCCTACTTTATACGATTTGATTCTTCAAGGAAAAATTGAAAACCACGAAATCAACAAGGGCGATGTTGTAATTTTTGCTTCAGTTGGAGCGGGAATGAATATTAATGCCTTTGTTTATCGTTATTAA
- a CDS encoding ElyC/SanA/YdcF family protein, protein MKKYFKIALYLAIIGLIAAVSVNYYVKSSTKKYIHYSIKKFPKNDVGIIFGAGINGDQPSKYLKDRLDAGIMLWKAKRINKILLSGDNGREEYDELTVMKNYCFNHGVDTTKIFIDYAGFDTYSTMYRAKHIFKIRKATLISQEYHLNRAIYIGQQLGIKSAGYSANQGEYLGYNYVKFREYGSVFKSFFDVLRNREPHFLGGEININGESNYSKEDKR, encoded by the coding sequence GTGAAAAAATATTTCAAAATAGCCCTTTATCTTGCAATTATTGGATTAATTGCTGCCGTTTCAGTAAATTACTATGTAAAATCTTCTACTAAGAAATACATTCATTATTCAATTAAAAAATTCCCTAAAAATGATGTCGGAATTATTTTTGGAGCTGGAATTAACGGAGATCAGCCAAGTAAATATTTAAAAGATCGTTTGGATGCCGGAATTATGCTTTGGAAAGCCAAACGCATCAATAAAATTTTACTTTCTGGAGATAACGGCCGTGAAGAATATGACGAATTAACGGTGATGAAAAACTACTGCTTTAATCATGGAGTTGATACCACAAAAATCTTTATTGATTATGCTGGTTTCGATACATATTCGACAATGTATCGTGCGAAACATATTTTCAAGATTAGAAAAGCGACTTTAATTTCGCAAGAATATCATTTGAATCGTGCGATTTACATCGGACAACAACTCGGAATTAAATCTGCTGGTTATTCTGCAAATCAAGGAGAATACTTGGGTTACAATTATGTTAAGTTTAGAGAATACGGTTCGGTTTTTAAATCTTTTTTTGATGTTTTGAGAAATCGTGAGCCTCATTTTTTAGGCGGAGAAATTAATATTAACGGAGAATCTAATTATTCTAAAGAAGATAAGCGATAA
- a CDS encoding SRPBCC family protein, whose protein sequence is MPTINLTTKINASKQIVFDASRNIDIHQRSASPTKEKAIDGVTSGLINLNETVTWRGKHFGFYLTHKSRITAMNLYDYFVDEMEKGKFKSFKHEHFFEEENGFTIMKDKLQYETPFGILGELFDILFLEKHLTNFLLERNKVLKDVSEKLY, encoded by the coding sequence ATGCCAACCATAAACCTCACAACCAAAATAAATGCCTCAAAACAAATCGTTTTTGACGCCTCAAGAAATATCGATATTCACCAGCGATCTGCAAGTCCAACAAAAGAAAAAGCAATTGATGGCGTAACTTCTGGTTTAATAAATTTAAACGAAACGGTAACTTGGCGTGGCAAACATTTCGGATTTTATCTCACTCACAAAAGCCGAATTACGGCAATGAATTTGTATGATTATTTTGTGGATGAAATGGAAAAAGGCAAATTCAAATCTTTTAAACATGAACATTTTTTTGAAGAAGAAAATGGTTTTACAATAATGAAAGATAAATTGCAATATGAAACTCCGTTTGGGATACTTGGAGAACTTTTTGATATTTTATTTTTAGAAAAGCATCTTACTAATTTTCTTTTGGAAAGAAATAAGGTTTTGAAAGATGTTTCGGAAAAACTCTATTAA
- a CDS encoding methyltransferase yields MYEKTFPNKRFKLTLEFLQKHVKTSETIFDFGVPNPFSKIMEENGYTVKNTKGEDLDNDHTALQTEDYTVFTAFEIFEHLLNPYTILQNVKCDKLLISIPLRLWFSPAYRSKTDMWDRHYHEFEDWQLDWLLEKTGWKITDRLQFTHPVKKFGFRPLLRYFTPRYYIVVAEKVKN; encoded by the coding sequence ATGTACGAAAAAACATTTCCGAATAAAAGATTCAAACTTACTTTAGAGTTTTTACAAAAACACGTTAAAACATCCGAAACCATTTTTGATTTTGGCGTACCAAATCCGTTTTCTAAAATAATGGAAGAAAATGGTTATACCGTAAAAAACACAAAAGGCGAAGACTTAGATAACGATCACACGGCTTTACAAACAGAAGATTATACTGTTTTTACAGCATTTGAAATTTTCGAACATTTATTAAATCCATACACCATTTTACAAAACGTGAAATGTGATAAATTGTTAATTTCAATTCCGTTGCGTTTATGGTTTTCACCAGCATATCGTTCTAAAACTGATATGTGGGACAGACATTACCATGAATTTGAAGACTGGCAATTAGACTGGCTTTTAGAAAAAACAGGCTGGAAAATAACAGATCGTCTGCAATTTACACATCCAGTAAAGAAATTCGGTTTCAGACCATTATTAAGATATTTTACTCCTAGATATTATATTGTTGTTGCAGAAAAAGTTAAGAACTAA